One window of the Chryseotalea sp. WA131a genome contains the following:
- a CDS encoding serine hydrolase, producing MKPFTFLLLLLLLIISSCSKDDDVAQPTPSESMFFPSNTNSTWETKTLSSLGWNQNAVQPLKDFLTQKNTKSFMILVSGRIVMEEYYNGHSANTTWEWNSAGKTLVATTTGIAQQEGLLNINNKASDYIGTDWTSMPLAKEDLISVRHLLTMTAGNDDTKQYVIKPNLTYVADAGTRWAYSNIFQKLTNVIATASNKTFETYFNEKLKSKIGMDGFWNFGTIFTIYHSTTRSMARFGLLALNKGKWNNEQVINETFFNESISTSQNINTSYGYFWWLNGKTSFMIPGEQTVYKGYLVPNAPADMYSAMGANDQRIYVIPSKKMVVIRMGDASDPANPNFAVSGFDNELWSKINALIN from the coding sequence ATGAAGCCCTTTACATTTCTTTTATTGCTTTTACTATTAATAATTTCGAGTTGCAGTAAAGATGATGATGTTGCTCAACCAACACCCTCTGAATCCATGTTTTTCCCTTCCAATACAAATTCTACTTGGGAAACTAAAACGCTTTCAAGTTTGGGGTGGAATCAAAACGCAGTTCAACCATTGAAGGATTTTCTTACACAGAAAAATACAAAATCTTTTATGATACTTGTGAGCGGAAGAATTGTAATGGAAGAATATTATAATGGTCATTCTGCAAACACTACTTGGGAATGGAATAGTGCAGGTAAAACTTTAGTAGCCACAACAACGGGAATTGCACAACAAGAAGGGTTACTGAATATTAATAACAAAGCATCTGATTATATCGGAACAGATTGGACAAGTATGCCTTTGGCAAAGGAAGACTTGATTTCTGTAAGACATTTACTAACAATGACAGCAGGCAATGATGATACAAAACAATATGTTATTAAACCCAACTTAACTTATGTTGCAGACGCAGGAACTCGGTGGGCGTACAGTAATATTTTTCAAAAATTGACTAATGTTATTGCCACTGCAAGCAATAAAACTTTTGAAACTTATTTTAACGAAAAATTAAAAAGTAAAATTGGAATGGATGGATTTTGGAATTTCGGAACAATCTTTACCATTTATCACAGCACAACCAGAAGTATGGCAAGGTTTGGTCTATTGGCATTGAATAAAGGAAAATGGAATAACGAACAAGTTATAAATGAAACCTTTTTTAATGAGAGTATATCAACATCTCAAAATATCAATACTTCTTATGGCTATTTTTGGTGGTTAAATGGAAAAACTAGTTTTATGATTCCCGGTGAGCAAACCGTTTATAAGGGTTACTTGGTTCCAAATGCGCCTGCTGATATGTATTCAGCTATGGGAGCAAATGACCAAAGAATTTATGTAATACCAAGTAAAAAAATGGTGGTTATAAGAATGGGAGATGCGTCTGACCCTGCAAATCCAAATTTTGCTGTTTCAGGTTTTGACAACGAGCTTTGGAGCAAAATAAACGCTCTCATAAATTAA